A region from the Halosolutus gelatinilyticus genome encodes:
- a CDS encoding TatD family hydrolase, translating to MTPTPPTKRPTDAAYLDDEPFDPPTELLNQPWIDVHNHAHTLSWDDRERYALSGCEAMVMVASGYHWTPYKPVRAADVRFLWDDAINRRAAIERNHFFEAKLGLGIHTGVRIENPDELLDAMDDYCALDEVVAIGETGVTPSQHVSAWDVDQQRAIVQAQMELADDHDLPVILHTPNRTTDSGRTYRPGMGIPGYEKNAELSQEPVIDAENPALEAVKLDVEAMRDADLDDERVVASHADPNNTDYLMAETECYLSYTIGHSWLIGVTAADVADAIDEYGPERIMIDTDCANVLRTDPFALKRAIFELYRYGIDEEAIRTVVRENPRDVFDIAR from the coding sequence ATGACACCGACACCGCCAACGAAGCGCCCGACCGACGCCGCGTACCTCGACGACGAACCGTTCGACCCGCCGACGGAGCTTCTCAACCAACCCTGGATCGACGTCCACAATCACGCCCACACGCTCTCCTGGGACGACCGAGAGCGGTACGCCCTCTCCGGCTGTGAGGCGATGGTGATGGTCGCCTCCGGCTACCACTGGACGCCGTACAAGCCGGTCAGGGCGGCGGACGTCCGCTTCCTCTGGGACGACGCGATCAACCGACGCGCGGCGATCGAACGCAACCACTTCTTCGAGGCCAAACTCGGCCTCGGTATCCATACGGGCGTTCGCATCGAGAACCCGGACGAGTTGCTCGACGCGATGGACGACTACTGCGCGCTTGACGAGGTCGTGGCGATCGGCGAGACCGGCGTCACGCCGTCCCAGCACGTCAGCGCCTGGGACGTGGACCAACAGCGAGCGATCGTGCAGGCGCAGATGGAACTCGCGGACGATCACGACCTGCCGGTTATCCTGCATACCCCGAACCGGACCACCGACTCGGGTCGAACGTACCGACCGGGGATGGGGATTCCAGGATACGAGAAGAACGCGGAGTTGAGCCAGGAGCCGGTGATCGACGCGGAGAATCCGGCCCTCGAAGCGGTGAAGCTGGACGTCGAAGCGATGCGCGATGCGGATCTGGACGACGAACGTGTCGTCGCCTCGCACGCAGATCCGAACAACACCGACTACCTCATGGCGGAGACGGAGTGCTACCTGAGTTACACCATCGGCCACTCGTGGCTGATCGGCGTTACCGCCGCGGACGTCGCCGACGCGATCGACGAGTACGGGCCGGAGCGGATCATGATCGACACCGACTGCGCGAACGTCCTCCGGACGGATCCCTTCGCGCTGAAACGGGCCATCTTCGAACTGTATCGGTACGGGATCGACGAGGAGGCGATCCGGACGGTCGTACGGGAAAACCCTCGGGACGTCTTCGACATCGCGAGATGA
- a CDS encoding WD40/YVTN/BNR-like repeat-containing protein codes for MALLIGTDDGLYRVEDVPFERDEAEPVLDCEVVTAVRSWDHIDGVFVASSTGAYRSRDGGETWADLGVPLGDRFWHAGESEVWSILAIADGALYAGTNDPYVYRSVDDGETWTELKGFRDLPSRGHWESPIDPHYARLRALEAVPGRPDRLIAGVEAGGIHLSEDGGRTWIDRRETIVDDVHQVLPISEDVWLATTGYLDHNLENLGLGHAVGEGGLYRTVDGGDSWNRIDDGNDFSYIRRVFVHDGTVFFCGGEEAPPAWVNDDHEAALFESTNFGRDFERVPYPGEPHEIIETWDVYDGDVICGSGLFDVPDQRDDVEGRILRRDDDGQYRTVGRIDANVSRIESL; via the coding sequence ATGGCGCTGCTGATCGGCACGGACGACGGCCTCTACCGGGTCGAAGACGTCCCGTTCGAACGAGACGAGGCGGAGCCCGTCCTCGATTGCGAGGTGGTGACGGCGGTTAGATCGTGGGACCACATTGACGGCGTGTTCGTCGCGTCGTCAACCGGCGCGTACCGATCGCGCGACGGGGGCGAGACGTGGGCGGACCTCGGCGTTCCGCTGGGAGACCGCTTCTGGCACGCCGGCGAGAGCGAGGTCTGGTCGATCCTGGCGATCGCCGACGGGGCGCTGTACGCCGGAACGAACGATCCGTACGTGTACCGCTCGGTCGACGACGGCGAGACGTGGACCGAACTCAAGGGATTCCGAGACCTTCCGTCTCGGGGGCACTGGGAGTCGCCCATCGATCCGCACTACGCGCGCTTGCGCGCCCTCGAAGCCGTTCCCGGCCGACCGGACCGATTGATCGCCGGCGTTGAAGCCGGCGGCATCCACCTGAGCGAGGACGGCGGCCGGACCTGGATCGATCGTCGGGAGACGATCGTCGACGACGTACACCAGGTTCTTCCGATCTCGGAGGACGTCTGGCTCGCGACGACCGGCTACCTCGATCACAACCTGGAGAATCTCGGCCTCGGGCACGCGGTCGGCGAGGGGGGCCTCTACCGAACGGTGGACGGCGGCGATTCCTGGAATCGGATCGACGACGGAAACGATTTCTCGTACATCAGGCGCGTGTTCGTCCACGACGGGACCGTGTTTTTCTGCGGCGGGGAGGAGGCCCCGCCGGCGTGGGTGAACGACGACCACGAGGCGGCGCTGTTCGAGTCGACGAACTTCGGCCGCGACTTCGAGCGCGTTCCGTATCCCGGAGAGCCCCACGAGATCATCGAAACCTGGGACGTCTACGACGGCGACGTCATCTGCGGCTCCGGACTCTTCGACGTGCCGGACCAGCGCGACGACGTCGAAGGTCGGATCCTGCGCCGGGACGACGACGGCCAGTATCGGACGGTCGGGCGGATCGACGCGAACGTCAGTCGAATCGAGTCGCTCTGA
- a CDS encoding DoxX family protein — protein MSDSTSSNDPPSALGRILYSGTLAYMAIDGFKNNEKRVEVARSSGVPVPEHLVPFVTGMLLVANLGILFWKYPRASAGALVVFFVGTTPAIHDFWTMDGKERQSNKINFLKNIALLGGAIMLLDEAADRGE, from the coding sequence ATGAGTGACTCGACCTCGTCGAACGATCCCCCGTCCGCCCTCGGTCGAATACTGTACAGCGGAACGCTGGCGTATATGGCCATCGACGGATTCAAGAACAACGAGAAGCGCGTCGAGGTTGCTCGATCGAGCGGGGTCCCGGTCCCCGAACACCTCGTTCCCTTCGTCACTGGAATGCTTTTGGTGGCCAATTTGGGGATTCTGTTCTGGAAATACCCGCGAGCGTCTGCCGGTGCCCTCGTCGTGTTCTTCGTCGGGACGACGCCCGCCATCCACGATTTCTGGACGATGGACGGGAAAGAGCGACAGAGCAACAAGATCAACTTCTTGAAAAATATCGCGCTACTCGGAGGCGCGATTATGCTTCTCGACGAGGCGGCGGACCGGGGAGAGTAG